Genomic window (Chitinophagales bacterium):
TGGTGCTTTGTTTTGTAAGAATTCGATATTATTGAATTGTTGTAGTAAATCGTGATTAATTATTCCACGCTTTGCAATAGCACCATCTTTGTCGTAATTTTGATTGACTTGATTGGCTAAATAATTTAAAACAGTGTTTGCTCCAACTACATCAAAAGCTATACAATTATTATTTTGATGAATGCTGATGTTGGCAATTCCACCTATATTTAAAAATAAATTATAGTTTGAAAACAAATATTTTTCTGTAATTGGAACAATCGGAGCACCTTGTCCACCAAAAGCCATGTCTGTAGTTCTTAAATCACAAATAGTTTTACAATTGGTAATTGCAGCAATAGTTGCACCACAACCAATTTGCGTAGTAAAGCTTTTATTAGGTTGATGAAAAATTGTTTGTCCATGAGAACAAATTATATTTATATTATTAATACTATATTTATTTATGAATAATTTTGTAGCATTGCCAAAATATTTACCTAGTGTATGATGTAATTGTGCTAATTCATAAGCACTTGCTTTTGGAGCTTGTTTTAATGAAACAACTAAATCATTTTGATAAGGTGTATAATCTGTTTGAAGTATTTTAAATTGAAAAGATGGATTTTGTTTGTCTTGATTCCAATTGAATTGTACAAAAGCAATATCTAAACCATCTAATGATGAACCAGACATTAAACCAATTGTATGAATTGTTTGCACAGGATAAAGGTAGTTATTTTAATTAGCAGATTAGCTAATATATTAATAGCTTAATTTCTAATTACTAAAGTTTTATTTATATTTTTCTATAATAACATCACAAGCTTTGTTAAGCATTTGGAACACTTCTTCAAAACCATTGTCATTCCAATATGGATCTGGTACACTTCTATTTTCGTTTGGATAGATTTCATTGAGAATGAGCTTAACTTTTGCTTCTTCATTTTTATCTAAAGCCCAAGCTAAAATATCTTTTTTGTTAGAAGTATCCATAGCAAAAATTAAATCAAAATTTTCGTAGTCGCTGTAATTAAATGCTCTTGCTTTTTGTTGTGAAATATCTATTCCATGTTTTTGTGCTACAGCTATAGACCTTTTATCTGGTGGATTTCCAATGTGCCATTTCCCAGTTCCAGCACTATCTACTTGCCAACCCAATCCTTTTTGCTTGCATTTTTGTCTTAAAATTCCTTCGGCTAAAGGAGAACGACAGATATTGCCTAAACAAACCATTAGTATTTTCATAATGTAATATTAGTTCACATCAAAAATAAGAAAGTAAACAAAATATTTATAGCGGATACTAATTAACATTCAAAACAGCTTTATTCTTTTAATGCATTAAAAAAACAAAGAGTATATTATAATAATTGACTATATGATAAGTATATTTTTTGTTATTATTTTAAAAAAACTGAAACACAACAATTGTTAACTAAGTTTTAAATTGCAGTTAAAATAAAATTATTATGAAAAAGAGACTAAGACCTTTAATGTATCTATTTATTGTTTATTTTATTTCCACGGCTGCTGTAATGGAGTGCTCTCCAGATGAACCTGTCTGTGATAATGGATTTACAGATAATAAGCTAGAAAACTTATTTAATAGAAAATGTGGTTGGATAGCAGGAGATGCTTGCTATTCCCTTCAACTAAGCAATGGCAATCATATCTGGATGTTTGGTGACAGTTATGTAGACCAATATGATTTTTCAACAGGAACGGTACCTTGTATGTTTAATACTAATAATACAATGCTTTATCACTTACCAAATAACTATAATGATGTATTCACATTAAAAGGTTATTTTTCTGTAGGAGGAGACATGACAAGTCCTGTTGAATGGCCAGGTGCTGCATTTGAAACTAATAGTAAAGCTTATGTTTGGGTAGGTTCGTTTAATAGTAGCATGCAAATACAATCTCAAAGGTTAAAATATTTCAATATTGATGATGTAAATACTAATGGTATTATTAATTTACCACAATATAAAGATTTTAATTATAGTTGTGGCTTTGTAAATAAAGGAGATGGCTATATATATGCTTATGGTACTACAAGTGGATTTGGAGCCAGTAGTTATGGTCTTAATGCTTTAATTTTAGCTCGTTTTCCCAAAACAAATGTCAATAGTTCTGCATGGAGATATTGGACTGGCAGTTCATGGAGTAGTAATATTGCAGATACAAAACAGTTAATGTACGCAGTATTGCCTACTGTTGCTAAAGTTGGCAATAAAGTGGTAGTTATTTCACAAGATTTAAATTTAAATTGTAACTCAGCATATCATAAAATTTATGCAGCTTATGCTAGTAATGTAACAGGCCCATTTTCTAATAGTGAACCAGTTTATACAGTACCTTCTATGTATGGAAGTATACCTCATTATTATTCTTGTGTAGCACATCCTGAATTTGTAAGAAATGGAAAAACATTAGTAACTTTTTGTATTAATGAAATTGGTACCAATTGTCATACCTGTAATGGTGGTTTTAAACCTAATTTATACAGACCCAAAATGGTTTGGTTAGATTTAAGTGGACCAACTGCAGGTAGTTAACCTAGATGTTGATTTTTGTTCTTTAGATGGACTGTGATTTCTATTACAGTCCATCTAATTTTATATGCTCTACAATGTCTTTGAGTAAGTGTTCTGCTTGGTGCATGGTTTTGATGTTCTCGTAGATTAAAATGAGTTTATCGCCACTTTGTTTTAGCATACACTTGTTTTTGCCTTGTTGTATATATTGCATAATTTTTGGAAAGTCGTTGCTTTCGTAAAATGCAGAATTTGGATTTTCTATAAAGTAGCAAGACATTTTATTTTTCTTCAACGATATTCTTTCAAAGCCAATTTTCTTAGCCAACCATCGTAGTCGCAAACCATCAAATAATTCGCTGACTTGTTTTGGAATTTTTCCAAATCTATCAATTAGTTTTTGTTCAAATTTAGCTAATTGCTTTTCGTTTTCAATATTGTCGAGTTCAGTGTATAGTCGCAACCTTTCATCTGTGTTTTGAACATATTCACTCGGAATTAATAATTCAAAATCTGTATCAATAGTACAATCATATACAAAGCTTTCTTGTTTGGCTATTTGGTCTTTAAACAAATCTTTAAAATCAGTGTGCTTTAATTCTTGTATCGCTTCGTCTAAAATCTTATGATACATCTCAAAACCAATATCAGCAATAAAACCACTTTGTTCTCCACCTAATAAATTTCCTGCACCACGAATATCCATATCTCGTAAAGCAATTTGAAAACCAGCACCTAAATCGGCAAACTCTTCCAAAGTTTGTAGTCGTCTTCTAGCTTCTTTAGTAAGCGTAGATTTTGGTGGAGCTAATAAATAACAAAATGCTTTTTTATTGCCACGACCAACTCTTCCTCTAAGTTGATGCAAATCACTCAAACCAAAATGGTGTGCATTGTTGATGATAATGGTATTGGCATTTGGAATATCTAAACCAGATTCTACAATATTGGTACTGAGCAAAACATCAAAATTGCCTTGCATAAAATCGAGCATTATTTTTTCAAGCTGATGACCTTCCATTTGTCCGTGTGCAGCTTGAATAGAAATTTCTGGCAACAATTTTTTGAGCATGATTTCTAATTCGTGCAAGTCTTTAATTCTATTGTGAACAAAGAAAACTTGTCCGCCTCTAAACACTTCAAATTCTATGGCTTCTTTAATCGCTTCTACATTAAATACTTGTACTTCGGTCTCAACTGGTTGTCTGTTTGGTGGTGGTGTCATGATGTTCGACAAATCTCTAGCACCCATTAATGAAAACTTAAGTGTTCTTGGAATTGGTGTAGCTGTAAGCGTAAGCGTGTCTATGTTTGGAGCAAAACTTCTTATTTTTTCTTTTGCACTTACACCAAATTTTTGTTCTTCATCTATAATTAATAAACCAATATTTTTAAATTTTATCTTTTTATTTAATATAGCATGAGTTCCTATAAGAATATCTATTTTTCCATCTACTAATTTTTTGAGTGTTTCGGTTTTTTCTTTCGCACTTTTAAAACGATTGATATAGTCAACCGTAACAGGAAAATCAGCTAAACGACTGCTAAAAGTTTTATAGTGTTGCCATGCTAAAATAGTAGTAGGTACTAGCACTGCAACTTGTTTATTATTGCACACTGCTTTAAATGCTGCTCTAATGGCGACTTCGGTTTTTCCAAAACCAACATCACCACAAATTAGTCGGTCCATTGGATGTGGCAACTCCATATCTGCTTTTACTTCTTGCGTTGCTTTGTATTGGTCTGGCGTATCTTCGTAAATAAAACTAGCTTCCAACTCATCTTGCAAGTAGTTGTCTTTTTCAAACATAAAACCTTCTTGCACTTTTCTT
Coding sequences:
- a CDS encoding low molecular weight phosphotyrosine protein phosphatase, with protein sequence MKILMVCLGNICRSPLAEGILRQKCKQKGLGWQVDSAGTGKWHIGNPPDKRSIAVAQKHGIDISQQKARAFNYSDYENFDLIFAMDTSNKKDILAWALDKNEEAKVKLILNEIYPNENRSVPDPYWNDNGFEEVFQMLNKACDVIIEKYK
- a CDS encoding DUF5005 domain-containing protein, which produces MKKRLRPLMYLFIVYFISTAAVMECSPDEPVCDNGFTDNKLENLFNRKCGWIAGDACYSLQLSNGNHIWMFGDSYVDQYDFSTGTVPCMFNTNNTMLYHLPNNYNDVFTLKGYFSVGGDMTSPVEWPGAAFETNSKAYVWVGSFNSSMQIQSQRLKYFNIDDVNTNGIINLPQYKDFNYSCGFVNKGDGYIYAYGTTSGFGASSYGLNALILARFPKTNVNSSAWRYWTGSSWSSNIADTKQLMYAVLPTVAKVGNKVVVISQDLNLNCNSAYHKIYAAYASNVTGPFSNSEPVYTVPSMYGSIPHYYSCVAHPEFVRNGKTLVTFCINEIGTNCHTCNGGFKPNLYRPKMVWLDLSGPTAGS
- a CDS encoding anhydro-N-acetylmuramic acid kinase, whose product is MQTIHTIGLMSGSSLDGLDIAFVQFNWNQDKQNPSFQFKILQTDYTPYQNDLVVSLKQAPKASAYELAQLHHTLGKYFGNATKLFINKYSINNINIICSHGQTIFHQPNKSFTTQIGCGATIAAITNCKTICDLRTTDMAFGGQGAPIVPITEKYLFSNYNLFLNIGGIANISIHQNNNCIAFDVVGANTVLNYLANQVNQNYDKDGAIAKRGIINHDLLQQFNNIEFLQNKAPKSLGTEHVFEYWINCINQYNITIEDKMATMVEHIAMQVNNVIVQNNINHNQKLLITGGGAKNNFLVERIRANTAITVEIPSNEIIDFKEALAIAFFGTLRYLEIPNVMASVTGASKNSIGGAIYMP
- the mfd gene encoding transcription-repair coupling factor; the encoded protein is MNIIDILTNIDKDSRTTQIHQQLQSKKAHVFCSGIKGSFQAFLATALHRKSNQTHLFILNDVDEALYFQNDLQSILELKDILLLPSSYKKLGKFDELNNNNILLRAQTLNALLQQRKDGNLIISYPEAIIEKLVHKKKLQENTLFLKLGEKIDIDFILDLLLTYGFERTDFVYEPGEFSIRGGIIDIFSFGNDNPYRIELFDDEVESLRTFDAATQLSLKKINELTIIPNIQKQFIEEQSATIFDFLPKDTVIWFNDYQLLQEQTQKQYYKAVESWNNIHQNKKHQEHNFYNKTIDKLFITDEDFINQFLQYNTIEIYTKQQYTNKNDSLTITYHQEDQPIFNRNFDSIIQHLLQNNQEQINNFIFAENPRQIERFYHIFEDKQAAVKFFPIYQSISSGFIDKSLNLACYTDHQIFERYHKYKSKNAFTRSKSVTISMLKDLNPGDFVTHIDHGVGVFSGLEKMNINGQEQEMVRLKYKDNDLLYVNINSLHKITKYAGKEGQVPTVHKLGSNVWQNLKQKTKKKVKDIAKELIALYAKRKVQEGFMFEKDNYLQDELEASFIYEDTPDQYKATQEVKADMELPHPMDRLICGDVGFGKTEVAIRAAFKAVCNNKQVAVLVPTTILAWQHYKTFSSRLADFPVTVDYINRFKSAKEKTETLKKLVDGKIDILIGTHAILNKKIKFKNIGLLIIDEEQKFGVSAKEKIRSFAPNIDTLTLTATPIPRTLKFSLMGARDLSNIMTPPPNRQPVETEVQVFNVEAIKEAIEFEVFRGGQVFFVHNRIKDLHELEIMLKKLLPEISIQAAHGQMEGHQLEKIMLDFMQGNFDVLLSTNIVESGLDIPNANTIIINNAHHFGLSDLHQLRGRVGRGNKKAFCYLLAPPKSTLTKEARRRLQTLEEFADLGAGFQIALRDMDIRGAGNLLGGEQSGFIADIGFEMYHKILDEAIQELKHTDFKDLFKDQIAKQESFVYDCTIDTDFELLIPSEYVQNTDERLRLYTELDNIENEKQLAKFEQKLIDRFGKIPKQVSELFDGLRLRWLAKKIGFERISLKKNKMSCYFIENPNSAFYESNDFPKIMQYIQQGKNKCMLKQSGDKLILIYENIKTMHQAEHLLKDIVEHIKLDGL